Proteins encoded within one genomic window of Arachis ipaensis cultivar K30076 chromosome B08, Araip1.1, whole genome shotgun sequence:
- the LOC107612902 gene encoding alpha,alpha-trehalose-phosphate synthase [UDP-forming] 1 isoform X2, whose amino-acid sequence MVGFQSSEHMPGSKCNGNSNNFPGRVERLVRGRELRKSNIYNVNGVAEYFEHDLRLGEENNYCVERSLEGVAASKSLCERDDGKPFRQRLLVVANRLPVSAVRRGEDSWSLEISAGGLVSALLGVKEFEARWIGWAGVNVPDEIGQKALTKALAEKRCIPVFLDEEIVHQYYNGYCNNILWPLFHYLGLPQEDRLATTRSFQSQFTAYQKANQMFADVVNEHYEEGDVVWCHDYHLMFLPQCLKKYNSNMKVGWFLHTPFPSSEIHRTLPSRSELLHAVLAADLVGFHTYDYARHFVSACTRILGLEGTPEGVEYQGKLTRVAAFPIGIDSHRFKRALELPEVQKHIKDLEERFKHRKVMLGVDRLDMIKGIPQKILAFEKFLEENPDWREKVVLLQIAVPTRTDVPEYQKLTSQVHEIVGRINGRFGSLTAVPIHHLDRSLDFYALCALYAVTDVALVTSLRDGMNLVSYEFVACQAKKKGVLILSEFAGAAQSLGAGAILVNPWNITEVAAAIDKALNMEPVERQNRHKHNFEHVTQHTAQEWAETFVSELNDTVVEAQLRTKQAPPRLPTKTAIERYLQSSNRLLILGFNGTLTEPVEKRGDQFKEMELTVHPELKQPLKELCSDPKTTIVVLSGSGRAVLDQNFKEYDMWLAAENGMFLNPSKGEWMTTMPEQLNMEWVDSLKHVFLYFRERTPRSCFEEREASLVWNYKHADVEFGRVQARDMLQHLWTGPISNASVEVVQGSRSVEVRAAGVTKGAAIDRILGEIVHSKSMTTPIDYVLCIGHFLAKDEDIYAFFEPELPSSGAAHSRSKVTDGIKFPGEKMTSLKIPANKNGTKSSQNKAQRPAPNSEKKPTNHVCRAPRRPAPEKISWNVLDLKKENYFSCAVGRTQTNARYTLGSSDDVVAFLKELAGASSNSLFQST is encoded by the exons ATGGTTGGATTCCAAAGTAGTGAACACATGCCTGGGAGCAAGTGTAACGGTAATTCTAATAATTTTCCAGGTCGAGTTGAACGACTCGTCAGAGGAAGAGAGCTAAGAAAAAGTAATATTTATAATGTTAATGGCGTTGCTGAATATTTTGAGCATGACCTGCGCTTGGGAGAAGAAAATAATTACTGTGTTGAACGTTCCCTAGAAGGGGTAGCAGCATCAAAGTCTCTTTGTGAAAGGGATGATGGGAAACCTTTCAGGCAACGGCTTTTGGTTGTTGCCAACAGGCTGCCAGTCTCAGCTGTTAGGAGAGGTGAGGATTCATGGTCTTTGGAGATAAGTGCCGGTGGCCTTGTTAGCGCTCTCTTAG GTGTGAAGGAATTTGAGGCAAGGTGGATAGGTTGGGCTGGAGTCAACGTGCCTGATGAGATTGGACAGAAGGCACTTACTAAAGCCTTGGCTGAAAAA AGATGTATCCCAGTGTTTCTTGATGAAGAGATTGTTCATCAATATTATAATGGTTATTGCAATAACATCTTGTGGCCCCTTTTTCATTACCTTGGACTTCCACAAGAAGACCGCCTTGCCACCACGCGTAGTTTCCAGTCTCAATTTACAGCATATCAGAAAGCAAATCAAATGTTTGCTGATGTTGTTAATGAGCACTATGAAGAGGGTGATGTTGTTTGGTGCCATGACTACCATCTTATGTTTCTTCCACAATGCTTAAAGAAATATAATAGCAACATGAAAGTTGGCTGGTTTCTACACACCCCGTTTCCATCTTCTGAAATTCACAGGACTCTGCCATCTCGATCGGAGCTCTTGCATGCAGTTCTGGCAGCTGACCTAGTTGG CTTTCACACCTATGATTATGCACGGCATTTCGTTAGTGCATGTACACGCATCCTTGGACTTGAGGGCACTCCTGAAGGGGTTGAGTATCAAGGGAAGCTGACTCGAGTTGCTGCA TTCCCAATTGGTATAGACTCTCACCGATTTAAACGAGCACTTGAACTTCCTGAAGTCCAGAAGCACATCAAAGACTTAGAAGAAAGATTTAAACACAGAAAG GTAATGTTAGGTGTTGATCGCCTTGATATGATCAAAGGAATCCCTCAAAAAATTCTggcatttgaaaaatttttagaagagaATCCTGACTGGCGTGAAAAAGTTGTTCTGCTTCAAATTGCTGTCCCAACAAGAACAGATGTTCCTGAGT ATCAAAAGCTTACAAGCCAGGTTCATGAAATTGTTGGTCGCATCAATGGAAGATTCGGATCATTGACTGCTGTTCCTATACATCACCTG GATCGATCTCTTGACTTCTATGCATTATGTGCTTTGTATGCTGTTACAG ATGTTGCACTTGTCACATCATTGAGGGATGGAATGAATCTTGTCAGTTATGAATTTGTCGCTTGCCAAGCTAAAAAAAAAGGAGTTCTCATTCTTAGCGAA TTTGCTGGTGCTGCGCAGTCTCTTGGTGCTGGGGCAATTCTGGTCAACCCCTGGAACATCACAGAAGTTGCCGCTGCAATTGACAAGGCTTTAAATATGGAACCAGTGGAAAGACAGAACAGACACAAACATAACTTTGAGCATGTAACACAGCACACTGCTCAGGAATGGGCAGAAACTTTTGTCAG TGAATTGAATGATACTGTTGTTGAGGCACAGCTAAGGACAAAACAAGCTCCACCCCGACTCCCAACCAAGACTGCAATCGAACGTTATCTGCAGTCAAGTAACCGATTGCTCATTTTG GGGTTTAATGGAACTTTAACTGAACCTGTTGAGAAAAGAGGTGACCAGTTTAAAGAAATGGAGCTCACTGTTCATCCAGAACTGAAACAACCCTTGAAAGAACTTTGCAGTGACCCAAAGACCACAATTGTTGTGCTAAGTGGAAGTGGTCGAGCAGTTCTAGATCAA AACTTCAAAGAGTATGACATGTGGCTGGCAGCAGAGAATGGGATGTTTCTAAACCCTTCAAAGGGAGAATGGATGACAACAATGCCAGAACAGCTGAATATGGAATGGGTTGACAGTTTGAAG CATGTTTTTTTGTACTTCAGGGAGAGAACACCGCGGTCGTGTTTCGAAGAAAGGGAAGCTTCACTTGTATGGAATTACAAACATGCAG ATGTTGAGTTTGGAAGAGTTCAAGCAAGGGACATGCTGCAGCATCTTTGGACAGGCCCAATTTCTAATGCGTCAGTTGAAGTTGTTCAAGGTAGCAGATCTGTTGAGGTGCGAGCTGCTGGAGTTACAAAG GGAGCAGCTATTGACCGCATCCTGGGTGAGATAGTCCACAGCAAATCCATGACAACACCGATTGATTATGTCCTCTGTATAGGACATTTTCTTGCAAAG GATGAAGACATATATGCGTTTTTTGAGCCCGAGCTTCCTTCTTCCGGTGCGGCTCATTCACGAAGCAAGGTAACAGATGGAATCAAGTTTCCAGGTGAGAAGATGACATCTTTGAAGATCCCTGCTAACAAAAATGGAACAAAGTCATCTCAAAATAAGGCACAACGGCCTGCTCCAAATTCTGAGAAGAAACCAACCAACCATGTCTGCCGTGCACCACGCCGGCCGGCTCCTGAAAAGATCTCTTGGAATGTGCTTGACCTGAAGAAGGAGAATTACTTCTCTTGCGCCGTTGGACGAACGCAAACGAATGCTCGGTATACACTTGGCTCTTCAGATGACGTTGTTGCATTTCTGAAGGAACTAGCTGGTGCTTCCTCAAACTCTCTATTTCAGAGTACCTGA
- the LOC107612902 gene encoding alpha,alpha-trehalose-phosphate synthase [UDP-forming] 1 isoform X1 produces MVGFQSSEHMPGSKCNGNSNNFPGRVERLVRGRELRKSNIYNVNGVAEYFEHDLRLGEENNYCVERSLEGVAASKSLCERDDGKPFRQRLLVVANRLPVSAVRRGEDSWSLEISAGGLVSALLGVKEFEARWIGWAGVNVPDEIGQKALTKALAEKRCIPVFLDEEIVHQYYNGYCNNILWPLFHYLGLPQEDRLATTRSFQSQFTAYQKANQMFADVVNEHYEEGDVVWCHDYHLMFLPQCLKKYNSNMKVGWFLHTPFPSSEIHRTLPSRSELLHAVLAADLVGFHTYDYARHFVSACTRILGLEGTPEGVEYQGKLTRVAAFPIGIDSHRFKRALELPEVQKHIKDLEERFKHRKVMLGVDRLDMIKGIPQKILAFEKFLEENPDWREKVVLLQIAVPTRTDVPEYQKLTSQVHEIVGRINGRFGSLTAVPIHHLDRSLDFYALCALYAVTDVALVTSLRDGMNLVSYEFVACQAKKKGVLILSEFAGAAQSLGAGAILVNPWNITEVAAAIDKALNMEPVERQNRHKHNFEHVTQHTAQEWAETFVSELNDTVVEAQLRTKQAPPRLPTKTAIERYLQSSNRLLILGFNGTLTEPVEKRGDQFKEMELTVHPELKQPLKELCSDPKTTIVVLSGSGRAVLDQNFKEYDMWLAAENGMFLNPSKGEWMTTMPEQLNMEWVDSLKHVFLYFRERTPRSCFEEREASLVWNYKHADVEFGRVQARDMLQHLWTGPISNASVEVVQGSRSVEVRAAGVTKGAAIDRILGEIVHSKSMTTPIDYVLCIGHFLAKQDEDIYAFFEPELPSSGAAHSRSKVTDGIKFPGEKMTSLKIPANKNGTKSSQNKAQRPAPNSEKKPTNHVCRAPRRPAPEKISWNVLDLKKENYFSCAVGRTQTNARYTLGSSDDVVAFLKELAGASSNSLFQST; encoded by the exons ATGGTTGGATTCCAAAGTAGTGAACACATGCCTGGGAGCAAGTGTAACGGTAATTCTAATAATTTTCCAGGTCGAGTTGAACGACTCGTCAGAGGAAGAGAGCTAAGAAAAAGTAATATTTATAATGTTAATGGCGTTGCTGAATATTTTGAGCATGACCTGCGCTTGGGAGAAGAAAATAATTACTGTGTTGAACGTTCCCTAGAAGGGGTAGCAGCATCAAAGTCTCTTTGTGAAAGGGATGATGGGAAACCTTTCAGGCAACGGCTTTTGGTTGTTGCCAACAGGCTGCCAGTCTCAGCTGTTAGGAGAGGTGAGGATTCATGGTCTTTGGAGATAAGTGCCGGTGGCCTTGTTAGCGCTCTCTTAG GTGTGAAGGAATTTGAGGCAAGGTGGATAGGTTGGGCTGGAGTCAACGTGCCTGATGAGATTGGACAGAAGGCACTTACTAAAGCCTTGGCTGAAAAA AGATGTATCCCAGTGTTTCTTGATGAAGAGATTGTTCATCAATATTATAATGGTTATTGCAATAACATCTTGTGGCCCCTTTTTCATTACCTTGGACTTCCACAAGAAGACCGCCTTGCCACCACGCGTAGTTTCCAGTCTCAATTTACAGCATATCAGAAAGCAAATCAAATGTTTGCTGATGTTGTTAATGAGCACTATGAAGAGGGTGATGTTGTTTGGTGCCATGACTACCATCTTATGTTTCTTCCACAATGCTTAAAGAAATATAATAGCAACATGAAAGTTGGCTGGTTTCTACACACCCCGTTTCCATCTTCTGAAATTCACAGGACTCTGCCATCTCGATCGGAGCTCTTGCATGCAGTTCTGGCAGCTGACCTAGTTGG CTTTCACACCTATGATTATGCACGGCATTTCGTTAGTGCATGTACACGCATCCTTGGACTTGAGGGCACTCCTGAAGGGGTTGAGTATCAAGGGAAGCTGACTCGAGTTGCTGCA TTCCCAATTGGTATAGACTCTCACCGATTTAAACGAGCACTTGAACTTCCTGAAGTCCAGAAGCACATCAAAGACTTAGAAGAAAGATTTAAACACAGAAAG GTAATGTTAGGTGTTGATCGCCTTGATATGATCAAAGGAATCCCTCAAAAAATTCTggcatttgaaaaatttttagaagagaATCCTGACTGGCGTGAAAAAGTTGTTCTGCTTCAAATTGCTGTCCCAACAAGAACAGATGTTCCTGAGT ATCAAAAGCTTACAAGCCAGGTTCATGAAATTGTTGGTCGCATCAATGGAAGATTCGGATCATTGACTGCTGTTCCTATACATCACCTG GATCGATCTCTTGACTTCTATGCATTATGTGCTTTGTATGCTGTTACAG ATGTTGCACTTGTCACATCATTGAGGGATGGAATGAATCTTGTCAGTTATGAATTTGTCGCTTGCCAAGCTAAAAAAAAAGGAGTTCTCATTCTTAGCGAA TTTGCTGGTGCTGCGCAGTCTCTTGGTGCTGGGGCAATTCTGGTCAACCCCTGGAACATCACAGAAGTTGCCGCTGCAATTGACAAGGCTTTAAATATGGAACCAGTGGAAAGACAGAACAGACACAAACATAACTTTGAGCATGTAACACAGCACACTGCTCAGGAATGGGCAGAAACTTTTGTCAG TGAATTGAATGATACTGTTGTTGAGGCACAGCTAAGGACAAAACAAGCTCCACCCCGACTCCCAACCAAGACTGCAATCGAACGTTATCTGCAGTCAAGTAACCGATTGCTCATTTTG GGGTTTAATGGAACTTTAACTGAACCTGTTGAGAAAAGAGGTGACCAGTTTAAAGAAATGGAGCTCACTGTTCATCCAGAACTGAAACAACCCTTGAAAGAACTTTGCAGTGACCCAAAGACCACAATTGTTGTGCTAAGTGGAAGTGGTCGAGCAGTTCTAGATCAA AACTTCAAAGAGTATGACATGTGGCTGGCAGCAGAGAATGGGATGTTTCTAAACCCTTCAAAGGGAGAATGGATGACAACAATGCCAGAACAGCTGAATATGGAATGGGTTGACAGTTTGAAG CATGTTTTTTTGTACTTCAGGGAGAGAACACCGCGGTCGTGTTTCGAAGAAAGGGAAGCTTCACTTGTATGGAATTACAAACATGCAG ATGTTGAGTTTGGAAGAGTTCAAGCAAGGGACATGCTGCAGCATCTTTGGACAGGCCCAATTTCTAATGCGTCAGTTGAAGTTGTTCAAGGTAGCAGATCTGTTGAGGTGCGAGCTGCTGGAGTTACAAAG GGAGCAGCTATTGACCGCATCCTGGGTGAGATAGTCCACAGCAAATCCATGACAACACCGATTGATTATGTCCTCTGTATAGGACATTTTCTTGCAAAG CAGGATGAAGACATATATGCGTTTTTTGAGCCCGAGCTTCCTTCTTCCGGTGCGGCTCATTCACGAAGCAAGGTAACAGATGGAATCAAGTTTCCAGGTGAGAAGATGACATCTTTGAAGATCCCTGCTAACAAAAATGGAACAAAGTCATCTCAAAATAAGGCACAACGGCCTGCTCCAAATTCTGAGAAGAAACCAACCAACCATGTCTGCCGTGCACCACGCCGGCCGGCTCCTGAAAAGATCTCTTGGAATGTGCTTGACCTGAAGAAGGAGAATTACTTCTCTTGCGCCGTTGGACGAACGCAAACGAATGCTCGGTATACACTTGGCTCTTCAGATGACGTTGTTGCATTTCTGAAGGAACTAGCTGGTGCTTCCTCAAACTCTCTATTTCAGAGTACCTGA